AAATAGTGGAAAACTTTTAAATTCATGCCACTGCGAGATTTCATGACCTTGTGCCATTTTAAACGCGTAATACGCAGCGAGTTCGATACTGAGTTTTTTCTTATCCGCTTCACTCAACCCTGATACATCAAACGCTTTAAAATGAATGGTGCGTGCGCCTAGTTCTGGCTCAAGTTCAATACTGAATTCTTGCCCAAGCTTCGGGTAAATTTTATAAAACAAACCAGTCGTATTATCGGCCGTATCACGAACATGGGCGAGGTCGATAAAGCCGCCTTTTAAGGTGTACAGCACACCATTATGCTCACCTTGCAGCGAGCCTGTGGTGTCATTATCGCGCATTGAAAACTGGCTCGAACCATAAATGTGCGGGCCAATGTTATCAATATCAGCGGTATTCGGTAATTGGAAAAATGGTACTTTTACTTTGCCCACTTCCACATGCTGCTCATTGCCAAACGCGCAGCATGGGCGCACGCTGCTCGGCAATTCAAACTCATTGGCAGAAATTGCCACTTCTTGTTTCACCGGTGTATTTGATGCCAACATATTCGCGACGTCTTTCGGTTGCGGCTGTGCGGTTTCTACCCATGAATGTGATGAACAGCCCGCCAAAAGTAAGCCAAGGCAAGACAAAACAATGATGCGATTCAATGGATGACGTTTCATTTTATATCGATTATTCATGGCTAGCGTTTACAGTTTGCGGGTTTTGCTGCGCATGGTTTTGTCGCGCATATTGCTGAATAAAGCCTTTCAATAGACGATTCACCGTATCGGGTTTTTCCAACAAAATATTGTGCGCAGTGTCGGTCACAATATACAGAGGCGCATCCACTTGTTTGGACAATAACATGCCGTTTTCAAGCGGGAAGATTCGGTCGCCTTCGCCCCAAATTAATTGCATTGGTGGCAGTGTTTGCTGAGTTTTCTTGGCATCAACTTTAGTGACAAACCCTTCTCGCGAATCCATTAAGTGGTCCAGCATGTAGGCTTTTTGCACCGAATTGCTCGCGAAATATTTTTCGTAAAATCCATCCATAGTGAACGCAGGCACATGAAGTTGGTCTTCACTGGTGGCATTCATTAAACGCTTCAAACCCGCGTCATCGGAGGGCACAAAAAGCTCACTCGGCTTATCAATACCAAAGCGTGCCATCAGTGCATCTAAATCTTTTTGTTCAAATGCGCCACCTGGACTTGAAATAATAGTCGCCGTCGTTGCGATGTCATTGTTCGCCAGCAAGCCATAGACGATAAAACCGCCATAGGAGTGACCGACGAGGTGAATACGGCCTGTCACATTCAACTGCTCAAGCAATTCATGAATCGTGGCGACTTGATCTTCCAGCGTTGGCTGTAAATCACTGGTGGATTGGCCGTACCATAAAATATCCGGTGCAATTACTCGGTATTGCTCACCTAACGCCACCATGGTCGATTGCCAATTGGATAACGCATCGCCGCCCACCCCATGAATCAAAACCACCGTATCTTGACTGGCCTTCTGGTTATCCCAGTAATGCACTTGGGTGTGATGTTCATTGTCACTCAAAATGATCACGTTATCGGTAAAATTTTCATCTTGAACATTAGAGGCAAGATGGTCGACATACAAATTAGTCGTTGTGCTACAAGCGGTCAGTAATAAGCTCGATAAAGATAGCCAAAACTTTTTCATTAAAATGCCTCATTCACATTAAAGTACACCATGGATTCATTTTCGCCGATGGCATAATCCAAACGCAGGTTCACTCTATCTTTCACACGAAAACGATAACCAACCCCATAACTCATCAGCACATCTTGCCCGATTTCATTCACTTCTTCAGCTGAACTGGCTGCACCAACCCAAGTCACGATACCCGTTCGTCCATAAATAGGCAGACGATATTCCAGTTGCGAATACATAGCTTGTTTGTCGCGATATCGCCCTTCGATATAACCACGAAGATTGGCCGCGCCACCGATTCGAGGTAAATAGTTCCAAGGTACCTCACCATCAGTAAATGCGCCTTTAATTTGCCACGCCAAGACACCGGGGACGGGTTCTAAATCAATATAGTTAGATAATACCGTATTGTAGGTTGAGAACTCATTATCGCTAAGTTTATCGAAATAGTGGGCTACATCGAGTTGAAATAGCCAACCTGAGTATGGGTTGAGTACATAATCACGCGAATCGTACGTTAAATTCACCACTAACCCCGTAGCCGCGTTATCCGTCAATTCCACCGGCGTTTCAACATCTGTGTTGCCAATTTCGGCATTGCCTGCACGCACTTCTTGGTAATCAAAACCAAAGCCGAAATACAAATTCTTACGAAGTGTAAAATAGTACTTAGGTGAAACCCGAAGGATGTTATGAGTGAAATCGATTTTATTACTGTCTTTTTCAGCTGCGCCATAGCCTATGCCGTAAAACACATCGGGCGCTTTGGAGAGCTCTGCCAACAACTCAAAACGTTGCTTACCATCGTTTAAAAAGGTGATGTTATTAACGGCCACACCAGCAGAGAAATTACTGGATGCAAAACCATTAACCGTCACGCTTGAGGGTTGATGTTCAATATTCGAATCACTAGGAACATGGTAAAGCCCGACCGCGGAAATCCCAATACCGAGCTGCATTTCAGGGGTATAAAATGGGCCTGGCAATACCGAGAAATCAACGGTTTTAGATGCATCGTAATCACCGGATGCTCCTAAGTCATCTAACATTCGATCAATCAAGCCGCCTTTCTTTTCCTGCTTTTCTGGAAATAGCGGCACCACAGCCATGACTTGCGTTGAAACCAATATAGCGGGTAACAGGTATAACCCTATATTCATAAGCTAGTACCTATAATCCAATCCTATGAAAGCACTGGTTCTCTTACCCACACCGACTTCACCAATCACATCCCAAGTCGGTGAAATCACATAGTTAAAGCCAAAGGTGGTATTCCATTCTGATTCCAACTCTTGTTTGACATCAAAACGGCCATCAGGAGCAATCGCATTCACATCACGGCCTAAATTGCCCGTCAAAATATCACTGAGTTTACCCGACATTTCTTGCTGCACGCCTTGATACATTCCGCCTACCCACACACGCAACTCTTTGTTATAAGGCGTAAAGCGATAACCAAGTCGCGGTGAAATCACCACCGAATCAATTTGACCATCCAAAATATCCAGTTCAGTGCGGGTGTAGTTCAAATCTAAAATGGTGAACCAGTTACCCACGCCACCAGCTATCGTGGTGCCGATCCCATAAGTCATGCCGTGATAATCCAAATCGAAATTACCAATATGACGCGTTTCTTCAGGGTTATCGCCACATAAAGCATTCATAATTCGATGCACAGGATTGGGGTGTAAAAATCCGCCGGGATCAACCGGGCGACCTTGCTTACAAGTAATCGGCGCGGAGCTGGTTCCATCGGTATAACCTAAAATGCCATACACATTTAAAAATGGCAGCAGCCACATATCAGCGCGTAAAGTGACATTACTGGCTTCTTGCTTTGCATCTGAAATATCGAGGTAATTATTAAATAGCGCATCCGAGATGGTTCGAAGATCTTGGTTGGGCAAACCTCTGATCGGCCCAGAAAGATCAATACTGTCAATTTTTATCGGTTGATTCATGCTCATATAGCTGAGCGAGAAACCGTACGCTTTCGGCAGCACATAGCCCAATTCGCGAGCTTCTTTGCCCCAAATAGGAAAATAACGATCTTCATCCGAAGAAGTTTGAACGGGACCAACTGCTTGTGACTGAGTTGAATCGCTAATGGCTTGAGTAGCCGTTTCCGCAGAAATGCTGGATGCTTGATCGGCATACACAAAGTCAGAATAAATGATATTAGGTAAACAAGCGAAAATGGACAACGTTGCGCTATTTGCCAGCCATTTATAAATATGATTCATCATACTTTCCTTGATTATTTGGCTGCTAATGTGATCGGATTAGCACAATTCAGTTCTTCATTATACGCCCTTTAACGCGGTTGCCTATAACAAGAAACCTTTCGCTATCAAAGTATTAACCCACCGGCAGTAAAAACAAGACTTCGATTTTTAATTTTAGCAAGCATTTGTTTGCAAATAATTAACACTTAATTGTTACAAATATCCCTGTAATAAACATGAAAAATATCGATTTCAAAAGAAGAAAATCACTTTAAAATCTAAAGTTCGCCCCTCTAACATAAAAAACCTAAACCATTATTATCAATAATTTACACCAATTCCACTCTGAAAATAAAAGAAAAACGAAAAATATTTCACACTGTCACATAAATGAAATGTAGGCGAGTTAACTTATCAACCGTAAACACACTTACTTACAATTTTTAGGACAAACAAATGAAGAAGTACGCTTTTCTTTTAGCCTCTCTTGCTGCTGTTTCTACCTCTGGCATGGCGGCGACTACCATCAACGGCGCTGGTGCAACATTCCCTTACCCGGTTTACGCAGATTGGGCAAAGGCTTACAACCAAGAAACGGGTGTTGAGCTGAACTATCAAGCGATTGGTTCTGGCGGCGGCATCAAGCAAATTGAAGCAAAAACTGTCGACTTCGGTGCATCGGACGCGCCTTTAACAAAAGAAGAATTAGATCAAAATGGTTTAGTTCAATTCCCAGCGGTAATGGGCTCTATCGTTCCAGTTATCAATGTAAAAGGTATTGAAGCGGGTCAGCTTAAACTTTCAGGTGAAGCCCTAGCAGACATTTACCTAGGTAAAGTTAAGTACTGGGATGACGCTGAACTCAAAGCGCTGAACGATGATGTTCAACTTCCTCACCAAATGATTGTTTCTGTTCACCGTTCGGACGGTTCAGGCACAACATTCAACTTCACTGATTATCTCAACCGTGCAAGCAAGTCGTGGGGTGACCAAGTGGGCATGGGTAAAGAAGTGGTATGGCCAAAAGCGGCAACCAACCTAGGCGGTAAAGGTAATGCTGGCGTTGCTAACCTAGTAAAACGTACTCCAGGTGCGATTGGTTATGTTGAATACGCTTATGCTGAGCAAAACAGCCTAACTTACACACAAATGAAAAATAAACACGGCAATTTCGTTAAGCCAGAACTTGCAGCATTCCAAGCAGCAGCGGCAAATGCAGATTGGGCGAACGCTCCAGGCTTCATGCTGATGCTAAACGACCAACCAGGCGCACAATCATGGCCTATGACAGCAGCAACCTTCATCTTGATGCACAAAGAACAAGCGAATCCAGAAACCGCTAAAGAAGTGCTTAAGTTCTTCAAATGGGGTTACGAGCACGGCGATATGGCGACGAAATTGGGCTACGTTCCAATGCCAGAAAGCGTAGTAGATATGGTTGAGACTATGTGGTCTAGCGATATCAAAGACGCAAAAGGCGCGCAAGTTTTCACTAAATAAGTGAAGCGAAAAGAACATGGAAGTGCTCGCTGAATGGTGAGCACTTTTGTGGTTTACAAAAAGCCATTGCTTACAGAAACCACAGTTTAAAAAGAACTCATGATTAATCGACAGGCTAGGTTTCTAGTTACTAGAGCCTGTTAAGTTAACCAAAACGAAAAAGCTATTTGATTTCATTACACACATCAGGATATCACTTTGAGCGTTTTATCTTCCGCTTCGGCAGCGCCATCAAGACGATTATCTCACTTAGGTGCAGATAACCTATTCCAAAAACTCAGCTTTGCGAGTGCATTGCTGATCACTGTACTTATGGTGGCATTATTTGCTTCATTAGTCGGTGGGGCATT
The Vibrio gangliei genome window above contains:
- a CDS encoding DUF4056 domain-containing protein — translated: MKRHPLNRIIVLSCLGLLLAGCSSHSWVETAQPQPKDVANMLASNTPVKQEVAISANEFELPSSVRPCCAFGNEQHVEVGKVKVPFFQLPNTADIDNIGPHIYGSSQFSMRDNDTTGSLQGEHNGVLYTLKGGFIDLAHVRDTADNTTGLFYKIYPKLGQEFSIELEPELGARTIHFKAFDVSGLSEADKKKLSIELAAYYAFKMAQGHEISQWHEFKSFPLFPELVSAYSLEDLYSNMLGAKLASKLLMDGLAQSVDDYNRNMSAWLYQTLQYLQALDVTLSSQAFDAVDGQWWDSNTPIPEKYMILKRNYNLTMQQTPLLIREANLTKATDSALKEHINDGIEPLVLTLAEQDFDIVFDEISNMTMAIDEKYRETFTSHIPQTLYPDFVLDTRVYNQIAQYDQEFDSKEYQAILKERDKE
- a CDS encoding alpha/beta fold hydrolase, with product MKKFWLSLSSLLLTACSTTTNLYVDHLASNVQDENFTDNVIILSDNEHHTQVHYWDNQKASQDTVVLIHGVGGDALSNWQSTMVALGEQYRVIAPDILWYGQSTSDLQPTLEDQVATIHELLEQLNVTGRIHLVGHSYGGFIVYGLLANNDIATTATIISSPGGAFEQKDLDALMARFGIDKPSELFVPSDDAGLKRLMNATSEDQLHVPAFTMDGFYEKYFASNSVQKAYMLDHLMDSREGFVTKVDAKKTQQTLPPMQLIWGEGDRIFPLENGMLLSKQVDAPLYIVTDTAHNILLEKPDTVNRLLKGFIQQYARQNHAQQNPQTVNASHE
- a CDS encoding BamA/TamA family outer membrane protein codes for the protein MNIGLYLLPAILVSTQVMAVVPLFPEKQEKKGGLIDRMLDDLGASGDYDASKTVDFSVLPGPFYTPEMQLGIGISAVGLYHVPSDSNIEHQPSSVTVNGFASSNFSAGVAVNNITFLNDGKQRFELLAELSKAPDVFYGIGYGAAEKDSNKIDFTHNILRVSPKYYFTLRKNLYFGFGFDYQEVRAGNAEIGNTDVETPVELTDNAATGLVVNLTYDSRDYVLNPYSGWLFQLDVAHYFDKLSDNEFSTYNTVLSNYIDLEPVPGVLAWQIKGAFTDGEVPWNYLPRIGGAANLRGYIEGRYRDKQAMYSQLEYRLPIYGRTGIVTWVGAASSAEEVNEIGQDVLMSYGVGYRFRVKDRVNLRLDYAIGENESMVYFNVNEAF
- the pstS gene encoding phosphate ABC transporter substrate-binding protein PstS is translated as MKKYAFLLASLAAVSTSGMAATTINGAGATFPYPVYADWAKAYNQETGVELNYQAIGSGGGIKQIEAKTVDFGASDAPLTKEELDQNGLVQFPAVMGSIVPVINVKGIEAGQLKLSGEALADIYLGKVKYWDDAELKALNDDVQLPHQMIVSVHRSDGSGTTFNFTDYLNRASKSWGDQVGMGKEVVWPKAATNLGGKGNAGVANLVKRTPGAIGYVEYAYAEQNSLTYTQMKNKHGNFVKPELAAFQAAAANADWANAPGFMLMLNDQPGAQSWPMTAATFILMHKEQANPETAKEVLKFFKWGYEHGDMATKLGYVPMPESVVDMVETMWSSDIKDAKGAQVFTK